A portion of the Musa acuminata AAA Group cultivar baxijiao chromosome BXJ1-1, Cavendish_Baxijiao_AAA, whole genome shotgun sequence genome contains these proteins:
- the LOC135587084 gene encoding NRR repressor homolog 1-like, which produces MEKFYALIANIRAIRDSLRRSQRKRLRKEAAKPVWKPRFEMEDFMHEEEEEDEEEGSGSSAIGASRPPKQRRKKEEREEVGEGGKSHGLDLCLSL; this is translated from the coding sequence ATGGAGAAGTTCTACGCTTTGATCGCGAACATCAGAGCGATCAGAGACTCCCTGAGGAGAAGCCAACGTAAGAGGCTGAGAAAGGAAGCGGCGAAGCCTGTTTGGAAGCCGAGGTTCGAGATGGAAGACTTCAtgcatgaggaggaggaggaggacgaagaggaAGGCAGTGGTAGCTCGGCGATCGGCGCGTCGAGACCTCCGAAGCAAaggagaaagaaggaggagagggaggaggtggGAGAAGGAGGGAAGAGTCATGGCTTAGATCTGTGTCTTTCTCTCTGA
- the LOC135614706 gene encoding probable galacturonosyltransferase 6 isoform X1 — MMVTLRRSCVTVLTLALLAASFLAPLLLFLRVPAADISLALARKEFYREGTSFVKNLSSGHSSNGMRLNAIEQEADERVRLPRGVVYQNEESTNVQSTSSENATVSGNVGDGGHQNKHEPGSAGREDKDLKSFNRPTSGETTSSRSRSSTTEKIREMEDQIIMAKAYLQFSLPNSNSQLVRELKLRIKEIERVLGRANKDSDLSRSHLQKMKAMDVTLSKAHKAYPDCSALASKLRAQLYNAEEQVRAHQNQASYLVHLTARTFPKGLHCLSMKLTTEFFTLRPEDQQLPNRQNVYKPDLYHFAIFSDNVLACAVAVNSTVTTSMEPEKIVFHVVTDSFNFPAMVMWFLSNPPGNVTIQIQSLDDFGFFPADFSTMFMHPAKADPRYTSPLNHLRFYLPEIFPSLNKILLLDHDVVVQRDLRQLWSVDMKGKVNGAVEICKNNKSSLKLEMLINFSDPIIASTFDAEACVWAFGMNMFDLKEWRKQGLKGVHHNLTQLGQSRQLWKAGSLPLGQLLFYNHTVVLDRRWHVLGLGRESGMGRAEIERAAVIHYDGSRKPWLDIAIPKYRRYWTKFLDYGNPYFQQCNIHE; from the exons ATGATGGTAACGCTCCGTCGGTCGTGTGTCACGGTCCTCACCCTCGCCCTCCTCGCCGCCTCCTTCCTCgcccctctcctcctcttccttcgcgTCCCCGCCGCCGATATCTCCCTCGCTCTCG CAAGGAAGGAGTTTTACAGGGAGGGCACCAGTTTCGTGAAGAATCTCTCCTCT GGACATAGTTCTAATGGTATGCGGCTGAATGCGATCGAGCAG GAAGCTGATGAAAGAGTGAGACTGCCCAGAGGTGTTGTTTACCAGAATGAGGAATCGACAAATGTTCAGAGTACTTCCAGCGAGAATGCCACAGTTTCTG GAAATGTTGGAGATGGAGGGCATCAGAATAAACATGAACCAGGATCTGCTGGTAGAGAG GATAAGGATCTTAAATCCTTTAACAGACCAACTAGTGGTGAAACTACTAGTTCCCGCTCTCGATCATCTACAACTGAGAAGATAAGGGAGATGGAGGATCAGATAATTATGGCAAAGGCATACTTGCAATTTTCTTTACCAAATAGTAACTCTCAGTTGGTACGAGAGCTAAAGCTTAGGATAAAAGAGATAGAAAGAGTGCTTGGTCGAGCAAACAAAGATTCAGACTTGTCCAGGAG TCATTTGCAGAAAATGAAAGCCATGGATGTTACTTTGTCCAAGGCCCACAAGGCTTATCCAGATTGCTCTGCACTGGCATCAAAATTACGTGCCCAGTTATACAATGCTGAAGAACAGGTAAGGGCACACCAGAACCAAGCTTCATATCTTGTTCATCTTACTGCCAGGACCTTCCCCAAGGGTCTTCACTGCCTATCAATGAAGCTTACTACTGAGTTCTTCACATTGAGGCCTGAAGACCAACAGTTGCCTAACAGACAGAATGTGTATAAACCAGATCTCTATCATTTTGCTATTTTCTCTGACAATGTGCTGGCTTGTGCAGTGGCTGTGAACTCAACTGTAACCACATCCATG GAACCAGAGAAAATTGTCTTTCATGTGGTAACCGATTCCTTTAATTTTCCAGCAATGGTGATGTGGTTTTTGTCGAATCCTCCTGGGAACGTCACCATTCAGATACAGAGCTTggatgattttggattctttccaGCTGACTTCAGTACAATGTTTATGCATCCAGCTAAAGCTGATCCAAGATACACCTCACCACTCAACCACCTTCGTTTTTACTTGCCAGAGATTTTCCCTTCCCTGAACAAGATTTTGCTTTTGGATCATGATGTGGTTGTGCAAAGGGACCTCAGACAGTTATGGAGTGTAGATATGAAAGGAAAGGTAAATGGAGCAGTGGAGATTTGCAAGAATAACAAGTCGTCACTTAAATTGGAAATGCTCATCAACTTTTCAGATCCAATCATAGCTAGTACTTTCGATGCCGAGGCATGTGTATGGGCATTCGGCATGAATATGTTTGACCTAAAGGAGTGGAGAAAACAAGGTTTAAAAGGAGTTCACCACAACTTGACACAACTT GGCCAAAGCAGGCAGCTATGGAAAGCAGGAAGTCTTCCACTGGGTCAGTTACTCTTCTATAACCACACTGTGGTCTTGGACCGACGGTGGCATGTTCTCGGGCTTGGTCGTGAGTCAGGCATGGGAAGAGCAGAGATTGAGAGGGCAGCAGTTATCCACTACGACGGGAGCAGGAAGCCGTGGTTGGACATCGCAATTCCAAAATACAGAAGATATTGGACCAAGTTCCTCGACTACGGTAATCCCTACTTTCAACAGTGCAACATCCATGAATAG
- the LOC135614706 gene encoding probable galacturonosyltransferase 6 isoform X2: MLEMEGIRINMNQDLLVERPTSGETTSSRSRSSTTEKIREMEDQIIMAKAYLQFSLPNSNSQLVRELKLRIKEIERVLGRANKDSDLSRSHLQKMKAMDVTLSKAHKAYPDCSALASKLRAQLYNAEEQVRAHQNQASYLVHLTARTFPKGLHCLSMKLTTEFFTLRPEDQQLPNRQNVYKPDLYHFAIFSDNVLACAVAVNSTVTTSMEPEKIVFHVVTDSFNFPAMVMWFLSNPPGNVTIQIQSLDDFGFFPADFSTMFMHPAKADPRYTSPLNHLRFYLPEIFPSLNKILLLDHDVVVQRDLRQLWSVDMKGKVNGAVEICKNNKSSLKLEMLINFSDPIIASTFDAEACVWAFGMNMFDLKEWRKQGLKGVHHNLTQLGQSRQLWKAGSLPLGQLLFYNHTVVLDRRWHVLGLGRESGMGRAEIERAAVIHYDGSRKPWLDIAIPKYRRYWTKFLDYGNPYFQQCNIHE; encoded by the exons ATGTTGGAGATGGAGGGCATCAGAATAAACATGAACCAGGATCTGCTGGTAGAGAG ACCAACTAGTGGTGAAACTACTAGTTCCCGCTCTCGATCATCTACAACTGAGAAGATAAGGGAGATGGAGGATCAGATAATTATGGCAAAGGCATACTTGCAATTTTCTTTACCAAATAGTAACTCTCAGTTGGTACGAGAGCTAAAGCTTAGGATAAAAGAGATAGAAAGAGTGCTTGGTCGAGCAAACAAAGATTCAGACTTGTCCAGGAG TCATTTGCAGAAAATGAAAGCCATGGATGTTACTTTGTCCAAGGCCCACAAGGCTTATCCAGATTGCTCTGCACTGGCATCAAAATTACGTGCCCAGTTATACAATGCTGAAGAACAGGTAAGGGCACACCAGAACCAAGCTTCATATCTTGTTCATCTTACTGCCAGGACCTTCCCCAAGGGTCTTCACTGCCTATCAATGAAGCTTACTACTGAGTTCTTCACATTGAGGCCTGAAGACCAACAGTTGCCTAACAGACAGAATGTGTATAAACCAGATCTCTATCATTTTGCTATTTTCTCTGACAATGTGCTGGCTTGTGCAGTGGCTGTGAACTCAACTGTAACCACATCCATG GAACCAGAGAAAATTGTCTTTCATGTGGTAACCGATTCCTTTAATTTTCCAGCAATGGTGATGTGGTTTTTGTCGAATCCTCCTGGGAACGTCACCATTCAGATACAGAGCTTggatgattttggattctttccaGCTGACTTCAGTACAATGTTTATGCATCCAGCTAAAGCTGATCCAAGATACACCTCACCACTCAACCACCTTCGTTTTTACTTGCCAGAGATTTTCCCTTCCCTGAACAAGATTTTGCTTTTGGATCATGATGTGGTTGTGCAAAGGGACCTCAGACAGTTATGGAGTGTAGATATGAAAGGAAAGGTAAATGGAGCAGTGGAGATTTGCAAGAATAACAAGTCGTCACTTAAATTGGAAATGCTCATCAACTTTTCAGATCCAATCATAGCTAGTACTTTCGATGCCGAGGCATGTGTATGGGCATTCGGCATGAATATGTTTGACCTAAAGGAGTGGAGAAAACAAGGTTTAAAAGGAGTTCACCACAACTTGACACAACTT GGCCAAAGCAGGCAGCTATGGAAAGCAGGAAGTCTTCCACTGGGTCAGTTACTCTTCTATAACCACACTGTGGTCTTGGACCGACGGTGGCATGTTCTCGGGCTTGGTCGTGAGTCAGGCATGGGAAGAGCAGAGATTGAGAGGGCAGCAGTTATCCACTACGACGGGAGCAGGAAGCCGTGGTTGGACATCGCAATTCCAAAATACAGAAGATATTGGACCAAGTTCCTCGACTACGGTAATCCCTACTTTCAACAGTGCAACATCCATGAATAG